The following is a genomic window from Fusobacterium perfoetens.
CATACATACAATATTTCTTATTCTTATTATGAAAATTGGGTAGAAATAGAGATTATAGTCAGAAATTTTATTAAAAAAGTTAACGAAGAATTAGATATTGATATTTCAGATGATGCGACTCTTATACTTGGACTTGTAAATCATATTAAACCGACTATTTATAGGATAAAAAATGGAATAGAGCTTGAAAATACTATATATGAAGAAGTAGTTGAAAGTTATCCAAATCTTTTTTCTCTTGTTAAAAAAAGTGTAGGAGAACTTGAAAAATTTATAAATGAAAAATTTACAAATGATGAAATAGCATTTATAACAATTCACTTTAAAGCAGCTATTGATAGAAATGTTAAAAAGAAGAAAGAAAAAATAAAAGTATTAATCGTGTGTGGTTCTGGGTATGGAAGTTCAAAATTACTTGCTCAACGAATAAAAGATATTTATAAAGTGGAGATAGTGGATATAATTCCAAGATATTTACTTGAAAAAGTTAACAAAAGAACAAATATAGATGTAATATTGACTACTGTTCCAATTGAAAATTTTAAAACTGAAAGAAAAATAATAAAGGTTAGTCCTCTTTTAACAAAGGAAGATATTCAAAAACTTGATAGTTATCCAATTCCACGGGATAGTAAGAAAATATTATTTTCGGAACTTATAGATGTTATTGAAAAAAATACTGGAGAAAAAGTTTCAAATAAACTTAAAACAGGATTAAAAAATTTTCTTGATACAAGATTAATAGATGATATATTTCATAAAAAAATTACAATTTTTGACCTATTGACAGAGCAGAGAATTAAGATTAAGGGAAAAGCAAAAAATTGGCAAGAAGCGATAATTGAAGCAGGAGAACTCCTTTTAAAAGACGATTGTATAGAAAATGAATATATAAAAGAGATGATAAAGGTAGTAGAAGAATTTGGTAGTTATATTTTACTTGTTCCTAATATAATTTTTCCTCATGCTAAATCAAAGAATATGGTAAAAAAGACAGCTTTTTCAATAGTTACTTATGATAAAGAAATAGATTTTTTAGATGGACAAAAAATAAATATGGTAATATCTTTCTGTTCAAAGGACGAAAGAGAGCATCTTGATGGGTTAATAAATATAATAGATAAAATTGAAGAAGATAGCTCTAGAGAAAAACTAATGAAATTAAAAACCGCTAAAGATATTATAAAATACTTTGTAAAATAAAAAGGGAGTTACAAAACTCTCTTTTTTTTTGAAAAAAATAGAACCTTTTAAAATATGTTTAAATAAATTATAATAAAATTGAACAAAATAGATGGAGATGATGAAAAATGTTGAAAAAAATTCTTGAAAATAAAATTAGCATAGTTGACAACGTTAAAGATTGGCAAGAGGCAATTAAAATAGCAGCCAGTCCTCTAGTAGCAGATGGATCAATAGAGGAAAGATACATAGAGGCAATGATAGAAAATATAAAAAAATTTGGGACATATATAGTTGTTGCCCCAAAAGTAGCGATGCCACATTCTAGACCAGAAGATGGAGTGAATAAAAATTGTTTGGCACTTTTAAAAATAAATGAAGGAGTAGTTTTTGGAGAAGAAACAAACGAAGAGGAAAAAGTATACTTTATTTTTATTCTTGGTGCAATAGATAATGGTTCACACATAGAAACATTGATGAAATTGATGGATGTAATAGATGATGAAGAGAAAATAGATGCTATGACAAAAGTTAGCTCTGTTAAAGAACTTATGGAATTAATTTAATTAAAATAAAAAACTTTCAAGGAGGAAAAACAAATGATAAAAATTTTAACAGTATGTGGAAACGGAATAGGAAGTAGCTTAATGTGTGCTATGAAAATTGAAGAAATTTGTAAAGAAGAGGGAATAGAAGCAGATGTATCTTCTTCTGATTTTAATTCAGTTTCAGGAAAAGGTGCAGACCTTATTGTAACAGTAAAACAACTTGCAGATCAACTAAAAGACTATAATGTAGCAGAAATAAGAAGTTATACTAATAAAAAGAAAATTAAAGAGGATGTTTTAGATAGAATAAAAGAATTAGTAAAATAGAACCAAAAATGATTATATCTATTCTAGGAGGAAAATTATGAATTTATTAAAAATTATTGCTAATGATATTTTAACAAGCCCAGCATTTTTAATGGGACTTATATCTTTATTTGGACTTTTAGCTTTGAAGAAACCTTTCAATAAACTTATAACTGGAACATTAAAACCTATACTAGGTTATATAATGTTGGGGGCTGGAGCAAGTTTTATTGTATCAAATCTTGATCCACTTGGAAAAATGATAGAAAAAGGATTTGGAATAACAGGAGTTGTACCAAATAATGAAGCTATAACTTCAATAGCTCAAAATCTTTTAGGTAAAGAGACAATGTTTATTCTTGTAACAGGATTAGTAATAAATATAATAATTGCAAGAGTAACTAAATTCAAATATATATTCTTAACAGGACATCATAGTTTCTTTATGGCTTGTATGTTTTCAGCTGTTTTATCTACATCAGGATTAAAAGGTGGAATGTTAGTGCTTGTGGGAGGATTTTTACTTGGGGCTTGGTCTGCAATCTCTCCTAGTATAGGTCAAAAATATACAGATTTAGTAACAGATGATGATGGAATTGCTATGGGACATTTCGGATCTTTAGGATATTATTTAGCATCTTTTATTGGATCAAAAGTTGGAAATAAAGAAGATAGTACAGAAGATATAGTTATTCCTGAAAAAGTAAACTTCTTAAGAGATAGTACAATTTCAACAGCTATAACAATGGTAGTATTTTATATGATAGCCGCTCTTGCAGCTGGACCTGAATATGTTACAACAAATCTTTCAAATGGAACTAACTACATTGTTTTTGCTCTTACATCAGCTTTAAGTTTTGCTGTTGGAGTTACAATAGTTTATAATGGAGTTAGAATGATTTTATCAGAACTTATTCCAGCATTCCAAGGTGTATCTCAAAAACTTATTCCTAATGCTATACCAGCAGTTGACTGTGCAGTATTCTTCACATACGCACCAAATGCAGTTCTTATCGGATTTATCTCTTCATTTATCGGTGGAGTAATAGGAATGATAATTCTTGGATCAATAGGAGCAGTTTTAATTATACCAGGACTTGTACCTCATTTCTTCTGTGGAGCAACAGCTGGAATATATGGAAATGCAACAGGAGGAAAAAGAGGAGCTATAATAGGAGCATTTATAAACGGTCTTTTATTAGCATTTTTACCAGCAGCACTTCTTCCAGTTCTTGGAAATATAGGATTCCAAAATACAACGTTCGGAGATTTTGACTTTGGAGTACTTGGAATATTAATAGGTAAAGTAGTTGAAAATTTTGGAGAAATAGGAATATTTGGAATAATCGCAGTTCTTGTTGTAATCCTAATTGCTCCTAACTTTATAAAAACAAACTCTCATGTTATAAATGCTAAGGACGAATATTAATTTCTGAATTAACAGAAAGGATAAATTATGAAAAAAATACTTTGTGTGGGACATTCGGCATATGACATAACTTATCTTTTGCCAAATTTTCCAGTAGAAAACAGAAAATATAAAGCTGAAGATAGAATAATGGTAAGTGGTGGACCAGCAGGAAATGCTTCTTATCTTTTAGGAAAATATGGAGAAGCTGTATCATATATTACTACTTTGGGAAATGATGTTTATGGTCGTGAAATATTAAACGACCTTAATGAAGTGGGAGTAGATACAAAAAATATAATTATAAGAGATGAAATTGTAACTCCATGCAGTATTATAATAGCTAATAGACATAATGGTTCAAGAACAATTATCAATTATAGAGAAGAGAAAAAAATAGAAGGTGTGGAGTTTAAGTACAAAACTAAACCAGAAATAATTCTTTTTGATGGACACGAACTTGAACTTGCTATGCAAGCTGTTGAAAAATTTCCTGAAGCAATAAAAGTTCTTGATGCTGGAACATATAAAGAAGGAACTAGAGTTCTTGGAGCAATAGTTGATTATTTAGTATGTTCTGAAGATTTTGCAAGAGATTATTGTGGATTAGAAAAAATAAAAGAAGAAGACTTCGCTTATGTTTTAGAAAAGTTAAAAGAACTTAACAAAAATACAATTATAGTTACTCTAGGTGAAAGAGGTTCTATAATGGAAAAGGACGGAAAAATTAAAAAGTTTAAAGCATTTAAAGCAAAAGCCATTGATACAACAGGAGCTGGAGATATATTTCACGGAGCATTTGTATACGGATTGAGTAATAATTTTTCAATTGAAAAAAATATAGAATTTGCTTCTGCTTGTGCTTCACTTTCTGTAGAAAAACTAGGCGGAAGAAATTCGATTCCTGAGATTAAAGATGTTTTAGAAAGAATAAAAAGAGGTTAATAGATATGAGAAAATATAATTTTAAAGAATTAGGTTTGGAAAACACAAGAGAAATGTTCAAAAGAGCAAATGAAAATGGATACTCAGTTCCAGCATTTAATTTTTGTAATATGGAACAGCTTCAAGCAATACTTTCAGCTTGTGTAGAAGCAGAAAGTGATGTTATTCTTCAAATTTCGGCAAGTGCTAGAAAATATATAGGAAAAGAAACACTTCCTCTAATGATTAAAGGTGCTATAAATGAAATTAGAGAACAAGGATCACAAATATCAGTAGCTCTTAATCTTGATCACGGAAAAGAAGTTGATATGATAAAAGATTGTCTTGATTATGGATTCTCTTCAGTTATGATAGATGCTTCAAAATATGATTTTGAAAAAAATATTGAAATAACAAAATCAGTAGTAGAGATGGCTAAAGAGTATGGTGCTTCAGTTGAAGGAGAAATTGGAGTAATAAGTGGAACAGAAGATGAACATGTTTCAGATGACAGTCTATTTACAAAACCTCAAGAAGCTGTAGAATTTATAGAAAAAACAGGGGTTGATTCTTTAGCAATAGCAATAGGAACAGCTCATGGAGCTCATAAGTTTAAACCTGGAGAAGATCCGAAACTAAGACTTGACATATTAGAAGAAATAAAAGAAGAGATAGGAAGTTTCCCAATAGTTCTTCATGGTTCTTCATCTGTTCCTCAAGATTTTGTAAAAAGATTTAGAGAATTTGGGGGAGAAATAAAAGATGCTATAGGAATTCCTGATGAAGAATTAAGAAAGGCTTCAAAATCAATTGTTACAAAAATAAATGTAGATACAGATGGAAGACTTGTTTTTGTAAGTAGTCTTAGAGAAAATCTTACTAAAAATCCAAAAGAAATGGATTTAAAAAAGATTTTAGAATACCCTAGAGATGAAATGAAAAAATTTTATAAGAAAAAAATAGATTCTGTTTTTAAAATAAAATAAAAACTATAAAAATAGAGTTATAGGTAGTTATATTACAAATATTCTAAATAAAACAGAAGTCTAAATATTGGGAAAAATATTTAAAAAATATAGTAAAAGCTAAAGGACTATTACAATCCTCAATTTTGGGACTATGAAAAAGATTCTATAAATTTAATAACACTAACTTTTAATAGCTTTCTATGATAAAATTAATATCATAGGAGGCTATTTTTTATAGAAAAAAGTATTAAAATGACTAAAAGAAAAAAAGGTTTTAAGCATAGAAATTGGGGAAAAATATATGGAGAACTTCAAATAATGTTTGAAGATCGTCTTTAATAAATAGAGATTAACTAAATATGAAAAGAATACTCTAAAGAGAGTGCCTTTGACATAGACTAAAATATATGGTAAAACCATATAAAGTAAAAATATTAAATTAAACAATTTTTATCATAGAAAGTTAAGATTTACAGAAAACTCTTCACACCCTCTATGTTTGAGAAACTATCCGCACTCCCCTCTTGTTTTTATTGATATTTTTTCTAGAATAGTGGTAGGATGGATAATGGATACTAAAATGAAAAATTTATTCTCAGTATTTTTAATTAGTGGAGCTATTTAGAAAATGCCAATAGCTCCAATTTATTTAAGCAGATTTTCTTGTTAAGTATCTAGCACATTGTTTTTCAGTATTATATCCTAGTAAAACTCCAAGAATAAAATCTTCTTCTGGAGAAAGGTGTGAAAGAGGGGCTTTTTTAAAACTTTCAACTACTTTTATAGAATTAGCAGTTCCAAAATAAACATTTATCATCTTATTATTTAGATGTTCTATCATATATTTATATTCAGAGCTATCTAATTTTTCCCTGATAACTTCTTCGTTATCAGAAGAAGTAGTAAGAAGAGAAAGCACTCTTACACCTTTATCCAATTCATAAATCATATGTATAAACAAATCTAACTCTCTTCTTTTTTCTATACTCATTATTTCACGCTCTCAACCCAATTTTTAATTCTTTCTTCAGTCAATTCACTTTGATTATTTTCATCTATTACAAGTCCAACGAAATGATCATCTCTTACAGCAGTAGAGTCTGAATAATCATATCCCTCTGTTGAAGTTTTTCCTACAACATTAGCTCCAGCCTCAACAACTGCATCATATAAAGTTCCCATTCCATTTACGAAAGTATCACTAAATCCACATTGATCTCCAACACCGATTAAAGCCACTTTTTTATTAGAAAGATTTTTATTTTTTAAAGAATCAATAACTTCTAACCAAGAGTCTTGTAAATCTCCCATTCCCCAAGTAGAAGTGGCAAAGATAAGAAAATCATAGTCATTAGCTTTGTCAATCTCACAAGCTTCAAAAACATCAGCTCTTAAAAGAGTTGCTACCTTTTTACAAACATCTTCTGTAACTCCTGTTGTACTACCATAAAATATTCCTGTTTTCATAATTGCCTCCTGTATTATTAATTTCTGTAAACTAATATTATCATAAAATAATTAGAAAGTCAAATTATTTTAAAATAAAATTTAAAAAATAGTAAAAATCATTGGAAAATAAGAAAAAAATAAAAAATCTTTAAAATATTAAAAAAATTTTTAAGAAAAATAAAAAAATATTGTGTATTTTTTTTAAAATAGTAGTATATAAAGGATAAGAAATCTACATAAAAATTATAATTTATGCTTTTAATAGAGGTTATTGATTTTCATTTTGAAAAAACTTTTAAACTTTTTTGAAAGACCCTACGTCTTAGTGATGAAAGTTAAAAAAGAATAGTTCTTTTTTGAAAGTTAAGAACTATTCTATAAAAGTTTTTAAATTGCCAAGAATATTTGCCTGTCGACAAAGGAGGTAAATTGTATGAACCCAAATATTTTTACAGAAAATTCAGTTTTGGCTCTAAATGAAGCTAGAGCGTTGGCTATAAAATATAGTCAACCAAGTATTAAGCCAGAGATTTTGGCTTTAGCACTTCTTACAAATAAAGAAGGGCTTATTCCTAGAATAATGGAAAAAATGAATCTTAGCACTAACACAATAATAAGAGAACTAGAGGCAGAGATCCAAAAATATCCAAAAGTTTCAGGAAATAACGAAGTAGGACTTGATATGGCAACTAATAAGGTGCTTATTAATGCCGAAGAGGAAATGAAAAAAATGGGAGACTCTTATATAAGTGTTGAACATATTTTTATTTGCTTATTAGAAGAAAGTAGATTTTTACAAAGAATGATTGATTTAGGAAAATTCAAAGAGGCTGTAAAAGCTGTAAGAGGAAATCAAAAGGTTGACTCTCAAAACCCTGAATCAAAATACGAAGTCCTTGAAAAATATGCAAGAGACTTAGTTGAACTTGCTCGTGAAGGAAAAATCGACCCAATAATCGGTAGAGATACTGAGATAAGAAGAACTATCCAAATAATTTCAAGAAGAACAAAGAATAACCCAATTCTTATCGGTGAACCCGGTGTTGGTAAAACTGCAATAGCAGAGGGGATTGCTCAAAGAATATTAAATGGAGACGTTCCAGAAAACTTGAAAAATAAAAAGATATTCTCTCTTGATATGGGAGCTTTGATTGCTGGTGCAAAATATAGAGGAGAATTTGAAGAAAGATTAAAAGCTGTATTAAAAGAAGTAGAAGAATCTCACGGAAATATAATATTATTTATTGACGAAATCCATACAATAGTTGGTGCTGGTAAAACTGACGGTGCTATGGACGCAGGTAACTTGTTAAAACCAATGCTTGCAAGAGGAGAAGTAAAAGTTATCGGTGCTACAACAATAGATGAATATAGAAAATATATTGAAAAAGATCCGGCTCTTGAAAGAAGATTCCAAATTGTAATGGTTGATGAACCAAGTGTTGAAGATACAATCTCTGTACTAAGAGGTTTAAAAGAAAAATATGAAGTTTATCACGGAATAAGAATCAGCGACGGTGCTATTGTATCAGCTGCTGTCCTAAGTGATAGATATATCTCTGATAGATTTTTACCAGATAAGGCTATTGACTTGATTGACGAAGCTGCAGCAATGATAAGAACTGAGATTGACTCTATGCCAAGTGAACTTGATGAACTTACAAGAAAATCAATGCAACTTGAAATAGAAAGAGAGGCTTTGAAAAAAGAGGACGACGACGCATCTAAAGAAAGACTTGTTAACCTTGAAAAAGAATTGGCTGAGGTAAACTCTAAAAAAGCTGTTTTAAAATCTCAATGGGAAGTTGAAAAAGAGGGTGTTGATAAGGTTAAAAAACTTAAAGCTGATATTGATAAAACAAAACTAGAAATAGAAAAAGCTGAAAGAGACTATGACCTTAATAGACTTGCTGAATTAAAATATGGTAAACTTGCTAACCTTGAAAAAGAATTAAAATCACAACAGGAAGCTATTGAAAGTAAATTTAGCCACTCTTTATTAAAACTTGAAGTAACTGATGAAGAGATAGCTGATATAGTTTCTAAATGGACAGGAATCCCTGTTAATAAATTAGTTGAAAGTGAAAAAGAAAAAATACTTAATCTTGAAAAATCTCTAAATGAAAGAGTAATTGGACAAGAGGAAGCTGTAAAACTTGTAGCTGATACTATCTTAAGAGCAAGAGCAGGATTAAAAGATAGCAGAAGACCAATTGGTTCTTTTGTATTCTTAGGTCCAACAGGTGTAGGTAAAACATACTTAGCTAAATCTCTAGCTTATAATTTATTTGATGATGAAGATAATATTATAAGAATTGATATGAGTGAGTATATGGATAAATTCTCAGTAACAAGACTTATCGGTGCACCTCCGGGATATGTTGGATATGAAGAAGGTGGACAACTTACAGAAGCTGTTAGAAGAAAACCTTATTCAGTAATTTTGTTTGACGAGATAGAGAAAGCTCACCCAGATGTATTTAATACATTCTTACAAATCCTTGATGACGGAAGACTTACTGACGGACAAGGTAGGGTAGTTGACTTTAAAAATACTTTAATAATTATGACTTCAAATATAGGAAGTAGCTTAATACTAGAAGACCCAAGCTTATCAGATTCTACAAAAGAAGCTGTTATGAAGATAATGAAACAATCATTTAAACCTGAGTTTTTAAACAGAATTGATGATATTATAATCTTCAAGAGCCTTGGACTTGAATCAATTAAAAATATCGTAAAAGCATTACTAAAAGATACAGTAGAAAAATTAAAAGACAGACATATTGGTCTTGAATTTTCTGACAATGTGGTAGAATACTTAGCTAAAAATGCTTACGAGCCACAATATGGTGCTAGACCACTTAAGAGATTTATTCAAAAAGAGGTTGAAACAGAACTTGCTAAGAAAATCTTATCAAATGAAGTTAAAGAAAAAAGTGATGTTTTGGTAGATATTGAAAATGATAATATAGTATTTAAAGTAAGATAAAAAATAAAAACTGACTTGATTTTTTCAGGTCAGTTTTTTTATAAGTTACATATCTTCTTCTATTAAATCTTTTTTCTTTAGATAGTTAGCTATATATACAAATGGCGTATCAGATACAGCTACCAAAAATTTTAAAATATAAGTTGAAATGAAAATATCTTTTAGAATATCAAAAGAGTAAACCCCATAAAAAGCTATAAAAGTAAAAACTAAATTATCTAAAAGTTGGCTAATCATTGTACTAGCATTATTTCTTATCCAGATATGTTTTGTCTCAGAATATTTCTTTCTCCAGAACTCATAAGCCCAAATGTCGTGAGTTTGTGATATAAGATAAGCTACTAAAGATGCAACCATAAGTCTTGGCATAAAGTCAAATATACTTTTTACACTTTCAAACATTAATACTCCCTCTTCCATTGGTGTAAATAGTACAGCCACTTTCATTATAGCAGATGTTACTATCAAAGAGAAAAATCCAAGATAAACAGCTTTTTGTGCAGCTTTTCTACCATAGTTTTCAGCCAAAATATCTGTTACTAAAAATCCTCCAGCATACAAAATATTTCCTAAAGTTGCATTTAAACCAAAAAGATTTACTAATATTACAACCTGAATATTTGCAAGAATAGTGGAGATAGGTATCCAAGAATAAAGCCCCACCTTACCAAATTTTTTATAAACAAATGTGATACTTAAAAAGTTTAAAAGTAACATTAAAGCCCAAAGTAATTCGTTTTTCATCTTTCCTCCTAAAAATTATTGTTCAAAAACTCCTAAATCCTTGTTATCACTCAAAAGTTCTACCCTGTCGTCTTCTGTAAGATAAGAATATTTACCAACAAACCATTTTACTAATTCGTTATCTCTTTTCACAACAGTTCCATTATCTATAAAAATATTTATAGTAATATTTTTAAAATATTTAAGTCCAAGCTCAATATCCCTTGTAATCATCTCACGAGTTTGCCCCTTTGTACAAATCAAAAGACACACAGAATAAAGACGCTCCCCTAACATAAGATAATCTTTTTCTTCTAAATGGAAATTTTTATTATAACAGTTAATTCTAAAATCATTATCAAAAGTCTCAAGTCCCATTCTAAATCTAACCTCTACACCTTTAAAATAATCTCTTATCTTATCCAGAAGATTAATATAACCATAGTAGATTTCAAAATACAAGACTTTTATATTTTTCTCCATAACTATTCTTTTAATTTCAGCTAAAGTATTAGGTGTGATTTCAAATACAGACCCAGAGTTTATAACCTCCAAACTTCCAAATTCCCCAGTTATATTTTTTAAAACTTCAAGATTAACTCTATCAATCTCATCAATATCTGTTGAATTATCCTCGATATAGTTACAGAAACTGCATTTCCCATATCTACAAGGTAGACTTTTTAAAAGAACAATCTCCCTTTGATGTTTATCAATGATTTTGTTATAACGTATTCCCATTTTATTCCTTTCATAAAAAACAAATAAAAAAGAGCAGTTTAAATTCTGCTCTCCAAAAAAATTATTATCCGATAATAAATAACCTAGTTTTTTATAGATGGTTTAACTGTGCAGAACATCTCTCCAATAAAGATTGGAATTATATAAAATTGTGACGTTAGATAGTATAGCGTTTTTTTTAAACTTTGTCAATAATTTTATTAAAAAAAATAGAAAAAGGTGGTATAATATGTGTAAATCCAATATAAGAGAGGGAAAAATATATGGATAAAAAGAGAATGATAGAAAGTTTGATAAATAAAAAAGAATATGAAATGGTTTTGGAAATCCTACTTGAGATAGAAAAAACAGAAGAACCAAACTACTGGCTTTATTGTAATATAGGTTGGGTGCTTGGGAGACTTGGGAAGAGAGAAGAGGCTGTTAAATATCTTAAGAAAGCCGAAGGAATGGAAGAGTATGATGAAAATGGCTGGCTTTGTTGTGAACTAGCTTGGAATTATGGAGGATTAGGTAAACATAAACTTGCTGAATATTATCTAAAAAAATCTAAAGAATTTGGTAGAGATGACGGTTGGCAAAACTCAGAACTTGGGTGGAACTTAGGAAGACTTGGGAAATATCAAGAGGGACTTTATTATCTTAAGAAAGCTGAGGAAACTGGTAGAAGTGATTATTGGTTAAATTCTGAAATTGGTTTTATGTATGAAAGTCTTGAAAATTATAAAGAGGCGATAAATTATTACAAAGCTGCTAGAGCATATAGAGAAGATGATATTTGGATATATTCTCATTTAGGTTATTGTTATGAAAAAATTCATAAATTGGATAAAGCTTTGGAAAATTTTTTAAAGTCAGAGGAACTTGGTAGAAATGATTTGT
Proteins encoded in this region:
- a CDS encoding BglG family transcription antiterminator — translated: MLTSKSTELLKFLLDKKDKILLKEIAEYLKLSERSIRYEIEKIKEVTENEEFEISLNKGECWIKNYESLAKFLTNNNGYVLSPKERELYIFLKICFERKINQTMISDELDISKSTVKTHLRDIRKILEIYNLELELLPKKGLILKGEEEQLRQCVLKAVYLSKKQKSKFLDDIIYGYLKNIDKEGIKLFINYCQKLMNKIISDEAYEIILKYLVMVIYFNEKGYKIKSIKNENFLKGTQEYESVQKSKAILEGYYEIEFSEAEYLKITDYFLGSHTYNISYSYYENWVEIEIIVRNFIKKVNEELDIDISDDATLILGLVNHIKPTIYRIKNGIELENTIYEEVVESYPNLFSLVKKSVGELEKFINEKFTNDEIAFITIHFKAAIDRNVKKKKEKIKVLIVCGSGYGSSKLLAQRIKDIYKVEIVDIIPRYLLEKVNKRTNIDVILTTVPIENFKTERKIIKVSPLLTKEDIQKLDSYPIPRDSKKILFSELIDVIEKNTGEKVSNKLKTGLKNFLDTRLIDDIFHKKITIFDLLTEQRIKIKGKAKNWQEAIIEAGELLLKDDCIENEYIKEMIKVVEEFGSYILLVPNIIFPHAKSKNMVKKTAFSIVTYDKEIDFLDGQKINMVISFCSKDEREHLDGLINIIDKIEEDSSREKLMKLKTAKDIIKYFVK
- a CDS encoding PTS sugar transporter subunit IIA, with product MLKKILENKISIVDNVKDWQEAIKIAASPLVADGSIEERYIEAMIENIKKFGTYIVVAPKVAMPHSRPEDGVNKNCLALLKINEGVVFGEETNEEEKVYFIFILGAIDNGSHIETLMKLMDVIDDEEKIDAMTKVSSVKELMELI
- a CDS encoding PTS sugar transporter subunit IIB → MIKILTVCGNGIGSSLMCAMKIEEICKEEGIEADVSSSDFNSVSGKGADLIVTVKQLADQLKDYNVAEIRSYTNKKKIKEDVLDRIKELVK
- a CDS encoding PTS ascorbate transporter subunit IIC, translated to MNLLKIIANDILTSPAFLMGLISLFGLLALKKPFNKLITGTLKPILGYIMLGAGASFIVSNLDPLGKMIEKGFGITGVVPNNEAITSIAQNLLGKETMFILVTGLVINIIIARVTKFKYIFLTGHHSFFMACMFSAVLSTSGLKGGMLVLVGGFLLGAWSAISPSIGQKYTDLVTDDDGIAMGHFGSLGYYLASFIGSKVGNKEDSTEDIVIPEKVNFLRDSTISTAITMVVFYMIAALAAGPEYVTTNLSNGTNYIVFALTSALSFAVGVTIVYNGVRMILSELIPAFQGVSQKLIPNAIPAVDCAVFFTYAPNAVLIGFISSFIGGVIGMIILGSIGAVLIIPGLVPHFFCGATAGIYGNATGGKRGAIIGAFINGLLLAFLPAALLPVLGNIGFQNTTFGDFDFGVLGILIGKVVENFGEIGIFGIIAVLVVILIAPNFIKTNSHVINAKDEY
- a CDS encoding carbohydrate kinase family protein → MKKILCVGHSAYDITYLLPNFPVENRKYKAEDRIMVSGGPAGNASYLLGKYGEAVSYITTLGNDVYGREILNDLNEVGVDTKNIIIRDEIVTPCSIIIANRHNGSRTIINYREEKKIEGVEFKYKTKPEIILFDGHELELAMQAVEKFPEAIKVLDAGTYKEGTRVLGAIVDYLVCSEDFARDYCGLEKIKEEDFAYVLEKLKELNKNTIIVTLGERGSIMEKDGKIKKFKAFKAKAIDTTGAGDIFHGAFVYGLSNNFSIEKNIEFASACASLSVEKLGGRNSIPEIKDVLERIKRG
- a CDS encoding ketose-bisphosphate aldolase, yielding MRKYNFKELGLENTREMFKRANENGYSVPAFNFCNMEQLQAILSACVEAESDVILQISASARKYIGKETLPLMIKGAINEIREQGSQISVALNLDHGKEVDMIKDCLDYGFSSVMIDASKYDFEKNIEITKSVVEMAKEYGASVEGEIGVISGTEDEHVSDDSLFTKPQEAVEFIEKTGVDSLAIAIGTAHGAHKFKPGEDPKLRLDILEEIKEEIGSFPIVLHGSSSVPQDFVKRFREFGGEIKDAIGIPDEELRKASKSIVTKINVDTDGRLVFVSSLRENLTKNPKEMDLKKILEYPRDEMKKFYKKKIDSVFKIK
- a CDS encoding DUF2023 family protein, producing the protein MSIEKRRELDLFIHMIYELDKGVRVLSLLTTSSDNEEVIREKLDSSEYKYMIEHLNNKMINVYFGTANSIKVVESFKKAPLSHLSPEEDFILGVLLGYNTEKQCARYLTRKSA
- a CDS encoding flavodoxin — translated: MKTGIFYGSTTGVTEDVCKKVATLLRADVFEACEIDKANDYDFLIFATSTWGMGDLQDSWLEVIDSLKNKNLSNKKVALIGVGDQCGFSDTFVNGMGTLYDAVVEAGANVVGKTSTEGYDYSDSTAVRDDHFVGLVIDENNQSELTEERIKNWVESVK
- the clpB gene encoding ATP-dependent chaperone ClpB: MNPNIFTENSVLALNEARALAIKYSQPSIKPEILALALLTNKEGLIPRIMEKMNLSTNTIIRELEAEIQKYPKVSGNNEVGLDMATNKVLINAEEEMKKMGDSYISVEHIFICLLEESRFLQRMIDLGKFKEAVKAVRGNQKVDSQNPESKYEVLEKYARDLVELAREGKIDPIIGRDTEIRRTIQIISRRTKNNPILIGEPGVGKTAIAEGIAQRILNGDVPENLKNKKIFSLDMGALIAGAKYRGEFEERLKAVLKEVEESHGNIILFIDEIHTIVGAGKTDGAMDAGNLLKPMLARGEVKVIGATTIDEYRKYIEKDPALERRFQIVMVDEPSVEDTISVLRGLKEKYEVYHGIRISDGAIVSAAVLSDRYISDRFLPDKAIDLIDEAAAMIRTEIDSMPSELDELTRKSMQLEIEREALKKEDDDASKERLVNLEKELAEVNSKKAVLKSQWEVEKEGVDKVKKLKADIDKTKLEIEKAERDYDLNRLAELKYGKLANLEKELKSQQEAIESKFSHSLLKLEVTDEEIADIVSKWTGIPVNKLVESEKEKILNLEKSLNERVIGQEEAVKLVADTILRARAGLKDSRRPIGSFVFLGPTGVGKTYLAKSLAYNLFDDEDNIIRIDMSEYMDKFSVTRLIGAPPGYVGYEEGGQLTEAVRRKPYSVILFDEIEKAHPDVFNTFLQILDDGRLTDGQGRVVDFKNTLIIMTSNIGSSLILEDPSLSDSTKEAVMKIMKQSFKPEFLNRIDDIIIFKSLGLESIKNIVKALLKDTVEKLKDRHIGLEFSDNVVEYLAKNAYEPQYGARPLKRFIQKEVETELAKKILSNEVKEKSDVLVDIENDNIVFKVR
- a CDS encoding queuosine precursor transporter, translating into MKNELLWALMLLLNFLSITFVYKKFGKVGLYSWIPISTILANIQVVILVNLFGLNATLGNILYAGGFLVTDILAENYGRKAAQKAVYLGFFSLIVTSAIMKVAVLFTPMEEGVLMFESVKSIFDFMPRLMVASLVAYLISQTHDIWAYEFWRKKYSETKHIWIRNNASTMISQLLDNLVFTFIAFYGVYSFDILKDIFISTYILKFLVAVSDTPFVYIANYLKKKDLIEEDM